Genomic segment of Candidatus Effluviviaceae Genus V sp.:
AGAACGATCACGATGACGACGGTCGTCGACCCCCGCAGCTCATCGCGAGAGGGCCACGAGACCCTCTTGAGCTCGTTTCTGACTTCCTTGAGGAACTTGACCAGTCTCTCAAACATGAGAACACCCGTCCGGACGCCTGTCGAGCAGGAAGCGAATAGTGGCAGGCCTGGAGGGACTCGAACCCCCAACATCCGGTTTTGGAGACCGGCGCTCTAGCCAATTAGAGCTACAGGCCTGCTCAACCTGCCGATGCGGACTACCCTTTGGTCTGGACGAGCCGGGCATACGTGCCCGGTCCGCCCAAGGCCAGGCGGGATCGTGTCCCGGAGGCCCGTCGACCTA
This window contains:
- the secE gene encoding preprotein translocase subunit SecE produces the protein MFERLVKFLKEVRNELKRVSWPSRDELRGSTTVVIVIVLILAVFIGLVDRALSYLMGFVLG